Proteins from a single region of Bradyrhizobium diazoefficiens:
- a CDS encoding DUF1467 family protein: MAYQISTGFAIYFVIWWLALFLTLPFGIRSQHEDGAGAPGTDPGAPILTGMRRKLVWTTIISALIFAAGLAAYHAGYLSIERLSKLMGMPF; the protein is encoded by the coding sequence ATGGCCTACCAAATCTCGACCGGGTTCGCGATCTACTTCGTCATCTGGTGGCTCGCGCTGTTCCTGACGCTGCCCTTCGGCATACGCAGCCAGCACGAGGATGGTGCCGGTGCGCCGGGCACCGATCCCGGTGCGCCGATCCTGACCGGCATGCGACGCAAGCTGGTCTGGACCACGATCATTTCGGCGCTCATTTTTGCCGCAGGCCTCGCCGCCTATCACGCCGGCTATCTCTCGATCGAGCGGCTGTCGAAATTGATGGGCATGCCGTTTTAG
- the nuoL gene encoding NADH-quinone oxidoreductase subunit L translates to MVQAIVFLPLLGAILAGLIALVGAHARNPSGDKVEHHGDHGHGAHVHASDTINEDASVVHESHHEPGDGHDDHGHGPVEPPAAGSRGAELITTALLFVAAALSWITLVDVGFNGHDTRIQLLPWIFSGELEVWWTLRVDTLTAVMLVVVTTVSSLVHLYSIGYMDEDPYRPRFFGYLSLFTFAMLMLVTADNLVQLFFGWEGVGLASYLLIGFWYQKPSANAAAIKAFVVNRVGDFGFALGIFAIFALVGSTDFETIFHAAPGLTGKTIDFLGWHADALTLTCILLFMGAMGKSAQFLLHTWLPDAMEGPTPVSALIHAATMVTAGVFMVARLSPLFELAPNAQAVVMFFGATTAFFAATIGLVQNDIKRIVAYSTCSQLGYMFVAMGAGAYSVGMFHLFTHAFFKALLFLGSGSVIYAMHHEQDIRNMGGLWKKIPYTFAVMTVGTLALTGFPLFAGYFSKDAIIEAAYASHNPFSTYAYLLTVVAAGLTSFYSWRLVFKTFFGEPHDQEHYEAAHESPIWMLIPIGVLAVGSVLAGFPFKELFTGPHGVEEFFRESVKMNPHILEDMEHMPPLLGWLPFVMMVGGFLVSYTFYIRKPYLPVELAKTQPMLYQFLLNKWYFDELYDVIFVRPAKWIGYQLWKKGDGFIIDGLGPDGISARVLDITRNVVKIQTGYLYHYAFAMLIGAAGLITWFMFGFGGQ, encoded by the coding sequence ATGGTCCAGGCAATTGTCTTTCTGCCTCTGCTGGGCGCCATTCTCGCTGGCTTGATCGCCCTGGTTGGCGCGCATGCCCGTAACCCCTCGGGCGACAAGGTCGAACATCACGGCGACCACGGTCACGGCGCGCACGTCCATGCGTCCGACACGATCAACGAGGATGCGTCCGTCGTCCACGAGAGCCACCATGAGCCCGGCGACGGGCACGATGATCACGGCCACGGCCCGGTCGAACCGCCGGCGGCGGGCTCGCGCGGCGCCGAGCTGATCACCACTGCGTTGCTGTTCGTCGCGGCCGCGCTGTCCTGGATCACGCTGGTCGATGTCGGCTTCAACGGCCATGACACCCGGATCCAGCTTCTGCCGTGGATCTTCTCCGGCGAGCTCGAGGTTTGGTGGACGCTTCGGGTCGACACGCTGACCGCCGTGATGCTGGTGGTGGTGACGACCGTGTCCTCGCTCGTGCACCTCTATTCCATCGGCTACATGGATGAGGATCCGTACCGGCCGCGCTTCTTCGGCTATCTCAGCCTGTTCACCTTCGCCATGCTGATGCTGGTGACGGCGGACAATTTGGTGCAGCTGTTCTTCGGCTGGGAAGGCGTCGGTCTGGCGAGCTATCTGCTGATCGGCTTCTGGTACCAGAAGCCGTCGGCGAACGCCGCCGCCATCAAGGCTTTCGTGGTCAACCGCGTCGGCGATTTCGGCTTCGCGCTCGGCATCTTCGCGATTTTCGCACTGGTCGGCTCGACCGATTTCGAGACCATCTTCCATGCCGCGCCCGGCCTCACCGGCAAGACAATCGACTTCCTCGGCTGGCATGCCGATGCGCTGACGCTGACCTGCATCTTGCTGTTCATGGGCGCGATGGGCAAGTCGGCGCAATTCCTGCTGCACACCTGGTTGCCGGACGCAATGGAAGGCCCGACGCCTGTGTCGGCGCTGATCCACGCCGCGACCATGGTCACCGCCGGCGTCTTCATGGTGGCGCGCCTGTCGCCGCTGTTCGAGCTTGCGCCGAACGCGCAGGCCGTCGTGATGTTCTTCGGCGCGACCACGGCGTTCTTCGCCGCGACCATCGGTCTCGTCCAGAACGATATCAAGCGCATCGTCGCGTATTCGACCTGTTCGCAGCTCGGCTACATGTTCGTGGCGATGGGAGCAGGGGCCTATTCGGTTGGCATGTTCCACCTGTTCACGCACGCCTTCTTCAAGGCACTGCTATTCTTGGGCTCCGGCTCGGTGATCTACGCGATGCACCACGAGCAGGACATCCGCAACATGGGCGGCCTCTGGAAGAAGATTCCGTACACGTTCGCGGTGATGACCGTCGGCACGCTGGCGCTGACTGGCTTCCCGCTGTTCGCCGGCTACTTCTCCAAGGACGCGATCATCGAGGCGGCCTATGCCTCGCACAATCCGTTCTCGACCTACGCCTATCTGCTGACGGTCGTGGCCGCCGGCCTGACCTCGTTCTATTCCTGGCGTCTGGTGTTCAAGACCTTCTTCGGCGAGCCGCACGACCAGGAGCACTACGAGGCTGCGCATGAGAGTCCGATCTGGATGCTGATCCCGATCGGCGTGCTGGCCGTCGGTTCGGTCCTCGCCGGCTTTCCCTTCAAGGAGCTGTTCACCGGGCCTCACGGCGTGGAAGAGTTCTTCCGCGAATCCGTGAAGATGAACCCGCATATCCTCGAGGATATGGAGCACATGCCCCCGCTGTTGGGCTGGTTGCCCTTCGTGATGATGGTTGGCGGCTTCCTGGTGTCCTACACCTTCTACATCCGCAAGCCCTACTTGCCGGTCGAGCTCGCGAAGACCCAGCCCATGCTGTACCAGTTCCTGCTCAACAAATGGTACTTCGACGAGCTCTACGACGTCATCTTCGTCCGTCCGGCGAAGTGGATCGGCTATCAGCTCTGGAAAAAAGGCGACGGCTTCATCATCGATGGCTTGGGCCCCGACGGCATCTCGGCTCGCGTACTGGACATCACCCGCAATGTCGTGAAGATCCAGACCGGCTATCTCTATCACTATGCGTTCGCCATGCTGATCGGCGCCGCCGGCCTGATCACCTGGTTCATGTTCGGCTTTGGAGGCCAGTAA
- a CDS encoding NADH-quinone oxidoreductase subunit M: MTTWPILSVTTFLPLVGALIVYLSRGDDEAAKRNSRWIALWTTLITFAVSVILVLRFDPANADFQFVEKANWLATGITYHMGVDGISLPLVILTTAVMPFCIIASWKAITNRVREYMMAFLILETLMVGTFSALDLVLFYLFFEGGLIPMFLIIGVWGGPRRVYASFKFFLYTLLGSVLMLLAIMALYWNGGTTDIPTLMHTAVPRSLQTWAWLAFFASFAVKMPMWPVHTWLPDAHVEAPTAGSVVLAAILLKMGGYGFLRFSLPMFPLASHDFAPLIFTLSAIAIIYTSLVALMQEDMKKLIAYSSVAHMGFVTMGIFAGTMQGVAGGMFQMISHGIVSGALFLCVGVVYDRLHTREIAAYGGLVNRMPLYALTFMVFTMANVGLPGTSGFVGEFMTLLGTFKVSIPTAFFATTGVILSAAYALWLYRKVVFGTLVKPSLASMKDLTLRECVTLFPMIALTILFGVYPKPVLDISAASVQQLVNNYNTAVTAVKAAALLH, encoded by the coding sequence ATGACAACCTGGCCCATCCTTTCGGTAACGACGTTCCTGCCGCTGGTCGGCGCGTTGATCGTTTATCTGAGCCGCGGCGATGATGAGGCGGCCAAGCGCAATTCGCGCTGGATCGCGCTGTGGACCACGCTGATCACCTTCGCGGTGTCGGTGATCCTGGTGCTGCGCTTCGATCCTGCCAATGCCGACTTCCAGTTCGTCGAGAAGGCGAACTGGCTCGCCACCGGCATCACGTACCACATGGGCGTCGATGGCATTTCGCTGCCGCTGGTGATCCTCACCACCGCCGTGATGCCGTTCTGCATCATCGCGAGCTGGAAGGCGATCACCAACCGCGTCCGCGAATACATGATGGCGTTCCTGATCCTGGAAACGCTGATGGTCGGCACCTTCTCGGCGCTTGATCTCGTGCTGTTCTATTTGTTCTTCGAAGGCGGCCTGATCCCGATGTTCCTGATCATCGGCGTCTGGGGCGGTCCGCGTCGGGTCTACGCGTCATTCAAGTTCTTCCTCTACACGCTGCTCGGCTCGGTCTTGATGCTGCTCGCCATCATGGCGCTATACTGGAACGGCGGCACCACCGACATCCCGACCCTGATGCACACCGCCGTGCCGCGGTCGTTGCAGACCTGGGCGTGGCTGGCGTTCTTCGCTTCGTTCGCAGTGAAGATGCCGATGTGGCCGGTGCACACCTGGCTCCCGGACGCACACGTCGAGGCGCCGACCGCGGGCTCCGTGGTCCTCGCCGCAATCCTGTTGAAGATGGGCGGCTACGGCTTCCTGCGCTTCTCGCTGCCGATGTTCCCGCTGGCCTCGCATGACTTCGCGCCGTTGATCTTCACGCTCTCGGCCATTGCCATCATCTACACCTCGCTGGTGGCCTTGATGCAGGAGGACATGAAGAAGCTGATCGCGTACTCCTCAGTGGCGCATATGGGCTTCGTCACCATGGGCATCTTCGCTGGCACGATGCAGGGCGTCGCCGGCGGCATGTTCCAGATGATCTCGCACGGCATCGTCTCCGGCGCGCTGTTCCTCTGCGTCGGCGTCGTCTATGACCGCCTGCACACCCGCGAGATCGCGGCCTATGGCGGCCTCGTCAACCGGATGCCGCTCTACGCGCTGACCTTCATGGTCTTCACCATGGCCAATGTCGGCCTGCCCGGGACATCCGGTTTCGTCGGCGAGTTCATGACGCTACTCGGCACCTTCAAGGTCTCGATCCCGACCGCGTTCTTCGCCACGACGGGCGTGATCCTGTCGGCCGCCTACGCGCTCTGGCTCTATCGCAAGGTCGTGTTCGGCACGCTGGTCAAGCCGTCGCTGGCGAGCATGAAGGATCTCACCTTGCGCGAATGCGTGACGCTGTTCCCGATGATCGCACTGACGATCCTGTTCGGCGTCTATCCGAAGCCGGTGCTCGACATATCGGCTGCTTCGGTTCAGCAACTCGTCAACAACTACAACACCGCTGTGACGGCCGTGAAAGCCGCCGCACTGCTCCATTGA
- the mce gene encoding methylmalonyl-CoA epimerase: MLGRLNHVAIATRDAVKAAKIYGAAFGAEISEAVALPEHGVTTVFATLPNTKIEFIEPLGETSPIAKFLERNADGGIHHVCYEVVDIIASRDILVKEGARVLGDGVPKIGAHGKPVLFLHPKDFSGALVEIEQA; encoded by the coding sequence ATGCTCGGTCGCCTCAACCACGTCGCGATCGCGACCAGGGACGCTGTCAAAGCTGCGAAGATCTACGGCGCGGCGTTCGGGGCTGAGATTTCGGAAGCCGTTGCATTGCCCGAGCACGGCGTCACCACCGTGTTCGCGACCTTGCCCAACACCAAGATCGAGTTCATCGAGCCGCTCGGCGAGACTTCGCCGATCGCAAAGTTCCTCGAGCGCAACGCCGACGGCGGCATCCACCACGTCTGCTACGAGGTCGTCGACATCATCGCCTCGCGCGACATCTTGGTGAAGGAGGGCGCGCGGGTGCTCGGCGACGGCGTGCCGAAGATCGGCGCCCACGGCAAGCCGGTGCTGTTCCTGCATCCGAAGGATTTTTCGGGCGCGCTGGTCGAAATCGAGCAGGCATAG
- a CDS encoding biotin--[acetyl-CoA-carboxylase] ligase: MGFALGSRAIAAGYKLAASERTGSTNTDAIESARTGERGPIWFVTSEQTAGRGRRQRAWISPRGNLAASVLEVVDVAPAVAATIGFAAGLAEEAALEKVSLEAALRLGPDRPRYTLKWPNDVLANGKKLVGIGLEAEAVGDRLAIVVGIGTNVVAAPEGTPTPAVSLAALGVQISAEELFSALSDAWVEFRGIWDNGRGFAEIRKLWLGRAAGLGEPVAINTGAMILDGIFDTIDDTGCLIVRTAEGRLVPIAAGEVFFGTARSVGAA; this comes from the coding sequence ATGGGGTTCGCGCTCGGTTCTCGTGCAATTGCGGCGGGCTACAAGCTCGCAGCTTCGGAGCGGACGGGCTCGACCAACACGGATGCGATTGAAAGCGCCCGCACCGGCGAGCGCGGCCCGATCTGGTTCGTCACTTCAGAGCAGACGGCCGGCCGCGGCCGGCGCCAGCGCGCCTGGATCTCGCCGCGCGGCAATCTCGCCGCCAGCGTGCTCGAGGTCGTGGACGTCGCGCCTGCGGTGGCCGCCACGATCGGCTTCGCCGCGGGGCTCGCGGAGGAAGCCGCTCTTGAGAAGGTCAGTTTGGAGGCCGCGCTACGGCTCGGGCCCGACCGGCCCCGATACACCCTGAAATGGCCGAACGACGTCCTCGCCAACGGCAAGAAGCTCGTCGGCATCGGCCTTGAGGCCGAAGCCGTCGGCGATCGGCTGGCCATCGTCGTTGGCATCGGCACCAACGTCGTGGCGGCGCCCGAGGGCACGCCGACGCCGGCCGTATCGCTGGCGGCGCTGGGGGTCCAGATCAGCGCGGAAGAGTTGTTCTCGGCCCTGTCGGATGCCTGGGTCGAGTTCCGCGGCATCTGGGACAATGGCCGCGGCTTTGCTGAAATCCGAAAACTCTGGCTGGGGCGCGCCGCCGGCCTCGGCGAGCCGGTCGCGATCAACACGGGAGCCATGATCCTGGACGGCATTTTTGACACGATCGATGACACCGGCTGCCTGATCGTCCGCACCGCGGAGGGGCGGCTTGTGCCGATCGCGGCAGGCGAGGTGTTCTTCGGCACGGCCCGTTCGGTGGGAGCTGCGTGA
- the nuoI gene encoding NADH-quinone oxidoreductase subunit NuoI, whose amino-acid sequence MNINATARSLLLSEFVSAFFLAMRYFFQPKPTLNYPFEKGPISPRFRGEHALRRYPNGEERCIACKLCEAICPAQAITIEAGPRRNDGTRRTVRYDIDMVKCIYCGLCQEACPVDAIVEGPNFEFSTETREELLYDKAKLLANGDRWEREIAKAIELDAPYR is encoded by the coding sequence ATCAACATCAACGCCACTGCGCGCTCGCTCCTGCTGTCGGAATTCGTCTCGGCGTTCTTCCTCGCCATGCGCTATTTCTTCCAGCCGAAGCCGACGCTGAACTATCCGTTCGAGAAGGGGCCGATCTCGCCGCGCTTCCGCGGCGAGCATGCGCTGCGCCGCTATCCGAACGGTGAAGAGCGCTGCATCGCCTGCAAGCTGTGCGAGGCGATCTGCCCGGCGCAGGCCATCACCATCGAGGCCGGCCCGCGTCGCAATGACGGCACCCGCCGCACCGTGCGCTATGACATCGACATGGTGAAGTGCATCTATTGCGGCCTCTGCCAGGAGGCCTGCCCGGTTGACGCCATCGTCGAAGGTCCGAACTTCGAGTTCTCGACCGAGACCCGCGAGGAACTGTTGTATGATAAGGCCAAGCTGCTCGCCAACGGTGACCGCTGGGAACGCGAGATCGCCAAGGCGATCGAGCTCGACGCGCCTTACCGGTGA
- a CDS encoding ribonuclease J, producing the protein MAKPDELVFAPLGGVGEIGMNLSIYGLGNRQQRSWLAVDLGVSFGDEEHLPGIDLIMPDISFLEKERKNLIGLVLTHAHEDHFGAIIDLWPRLKCPIYATQFSAALFEAKCAAERNAPKIPVTVVPSGGRIDVGPFNVEFIPVAHSIPEAHALAIHTEVGTVLHTGDWKIDPTPTLGRPTDEKRLRELGEEGVLALIGDSTNAVRDGRSPSEAEVARTIIELVKAAKGRVAVTTFASNVARIKAVADAAKAADREVVVVGRAMERVVQVARETGFLDGVQNFRSPEVYGHLPQDKVLALCTGSQGEPRAALARIANDDHPEITLNRGDSVIFSSRTIPGNEKAVGSIINNLVLQGVEVLTDRDHLVHVSGHPRRDELRDMISWVKPQLLIPVHGEALHLNEHAKLARAAGVPRVLVIRNGDLVKLGPGDPGVIGEVPSGRLYKDGTILEDSKSRAVIERRRLAFSGCAFVAIAMTAQGELVDEPEVDLVGIPEKNRAGEPLDDIVFDAVMSTIEGLPKARRRDFDALAESVRRAVRAVINEHWGKKPPCLVHVLTV; encoded by the coding sequence ATGGCGAAGCCCGACGAACTGGTGTTTGCGCCGCTCGGCGGCGTCGGCGAGATCGGCATGAACCTGTCGATCTACGGTCTCGGCAACCGCCAACAGCGGTCCTGGCTGGCAGTCGATCTCGGCGTCTCCTTCGGCGACGAGGAGCATCTGCCCGGCATCGACCTGATCATGCCGGATATCAGCTTCCTGGAGAAGGAGCGAAAGAACCTGATAGGGCTGGTGCTGACCCACGCCCATGAGGATCATTTCGGCGCCATCATCGACCTCTGGCCCAGGCTGAAATGCCCGATCTACGCCACGCAGTTCAGCGCGGCGCTGTTCGAGGCCAAATGCGCCGCCGAGCGCAACGCGCCGAAGATCCCGGTCACCGTGGTCCCCTCAGGCGGACGGATCGATGTCGGCCCGTTCAACGTCGAGTTCATCCCGGTCGCGCATTCGATTCCGGAAGCGCATGCGCTCGCGATCCACACCGAAGTCGGCACGGTGCTGCACACCGGTGACTGGAAGATCGACCCGACCCCGACGCTGGGCCGACCGACCGACGAAAAGCGGCTGCGCGAGCTCGGCGAGGAGGGCGTGCTCGCCCTGATCGGCGATTCCACCAATGCAGTGCGCGACGGTCGCTCGCCTTCCGAGGCCGAGGTTGCGCGGACCATCATCGAGCTGGTGAAGGCCGCCAAGGGTCGCGTCGCAGTCACGACCTTTGCCTCCAACGTCGCCCGCATCAAGGCCGTGGCCGATGCCGCAAAGGCCGCCGATCGCGAGGTCGTCGTGGTCGGCCGTGCCATGGAGCGCGTGGTGCAGGTCGCGCGCGAGACCGGCTTTCTCGATGGCGTGCAGAATTTCCGCTCGCCCGAGGTCTACGGCCATCTGCCGCAGGACAAGGTGCTGGCGCTCTGCACCGGCAGCCAGGGCGAGCCCCGCGCCGCGCTGGCCCGCATCGCCAATGATGATCATCCCGAGATCACGCTCAACCGCGGCGACAGCGTGATCTTCTCCTCGCGCACCATTCCCGGCAACGAGAAGGCGGTCGGCTCGATCATCAACAATCTGGTGCTGCAGGGCGTCGAGGTCCTTACCGACCGCGACCATCTGGTCCATGTCTCCGGTCATCCGCGCCGCGACGAGCTGCGCGACATGATCTCCTGGGTGAAGCCGCAGCTCCTGATCCCCGTTCATGGCGAAGCCCTACACCTGAACGAGCACGCCAAACTCGCGCGTGCCGCCGGCGTGCCGCGTGTCCTGGTCATTCGCAACGGCGATCTCGTGAAGCTCGGCCCCGGCGATCCCGGCGTGATCGGAGAGGTGCCGTCCGGCCGGCTCTACAAGGACGGCACCATCCTGGAGGATTCAAAATCCCGCGCGGTGATCGAGCGCCGCCGCCTGGCGTTCTCCGGCTGCGCCTTCGTCGCCATCGCCATGACCGCGCAGGGCGAGCTTGTCGATGAGCCCGAGGTCGATCTGGTCGGCATCCCCGAGAAGAACCGGGCGGGCGAGCCCCTCGACGACATCGTCTTCGATGCCGTGATGTCCACCATCGAGGGCCTGCCGAAGGCGCGCCGCAGGGATTTCGATGCGCTGGCGGAATCGGTGCGACGCGCCGTCCGGGCCGTCATCAACGAACATTGGGGCAAAAAGCCCCCCTGTCTGGTACACGTGCTGACAGTCTAA
- a CDS encoding NADH-quinone oxidoreductase subunit J, with the protein MILPALFFYLFAGVCVASAVMVIVSRNPVHSVLYLILAFVNASGLFVLMGAEFLAMILIVVYVGAVAVLFLFVIMMLDVDFTELREGFIQYLPVGLVIGGIFLFELLLTVGVWVINPSVSKTITAPIPTNVSNTEALGLVLYTKYVHYFQLSGMVLLVAMIGAIVLTLRHKASVKRQDINVQNARTPEMAMAMRKVASGQGLSDADAAEWVK; encoded by the coding sequence ATGATCCTTCCCGCGCTGTTCTTCTATCTCTTCGCCGGCGTCTGCGTCGCCTCGGCGGTAATGGTGATTGTCTCGCGCAATCCCGTGCACTCCGTGCTGTACCTGATCCTGGCCTTCGTCAACGCCTCCGGCCTGTTCGTGCTGATGGGCGCCGAATTCCTCGCGATGATCCTGATCGTCGTCTATGTCGGCGCGGTCGCGGTGCTGTTCCTGTTCGTGATCATGATGCTCGACGTCGACTTCACCGAGTTGCGCGAAGGCTTCATCCAGTACCTGCCGGTTGGCCTGGTGATCGGCGGCATCTTCCTGTTCGAGCTGCTCTTGACCGTCGGCGTCTGGGTCATCAACCCGAGCGTCAGCAAGACCATCACGGCGCCGATCCCGACCAACGTCTCGAACACCGAGGCGCTGGGTCTCGTGCTCTATACGAAGTACGTCCATTACTTCCAGCTCTCGGGCATGGTGCTGCTGGTCGCCATGATCGGCGCCATCGTGCTGACACTGCGCCACAAGGCGAGCGTGAAGCGGCAGGACATCAACGTTCAGAACGCGCGCACGCCCGAGATGGCGATGGCGATGCGCAAGGTGGCGTCGGGGCAGGGGCTCTCGGACGCCGACGCTGCGGAGTGGGTGAAATGA
- the nuoN gene encoding NADH-quinone oxidoreductase subunit NuoN — protein sequence MSFTTAGYQLAPVLPELVLAIGAMALLMLGAYRGQGTTSTVTTLAVVLLITVGVLEYMLPGGKQVTFGGSFIVDDFARFMKILALIGSAVTLILSTEFLADPSRRIFEYAILVLLSTLGMMVLISAGDLISLYLGLELMSLALYVVATSNRDNAKSTEAGLKYFVLGALSSGMLLYGASLIYGFTGTVSFAGIATAATVSNVGLVFGLVFLLAGLCFKVSAVPFHMWTPDVYEGAPTPVTAFFASAPKVAALAVFTRVTLTAFPGIVSQWQQILVFVAIASMALGSFAAIGQSNIKRLMAYSSIGHMGFALVGLAAGTVEGAQGVLMYIVIYVAMTLGSFSIILAMKRNGQAVEQISDFAGLSRTNPLLAFMFAMLLFSLAGIPPLAGFFAKWYVFVAAIKANLFTLAVIGVLSSVVGAYYYLTIVKTMYFDEPAGQVDPVRVEVKTVLAVAGLFNILFALFAGPVVSVASAAAKSLF from the coding sequence ATGAGCTTTACGACTGCAGGTTATCAACTGGCGCCGGTGCTGCCCGAACTCGTGCTCGCGATCGGTGCCATGGCGCTTCTGATGCTCGGCGCCTATCGCGGGCAGGGGACCACCAGCACGGTCACCACGCTGGCGGTCGTGCTCCTTATCACGGTCGGCGTGCTCGAATACATGCTGCCCGGAGGCAAGCAGGTGACGTTTGGCGGCAGCTTCATCGTCGACGATTTCGCCCGCTTCATGAAGATCCTCGCTTTGATCGGCTCGGCGGTGACGCTGATCCTGTCGACCGAGTTCCTGGCCGACCCGTCGCGGCGGATCTTCGAATATGCGATCCTGGTACTGCTCTCGACGCTCGGCATGATGGTGCTGATTTCGGCCGGCGATCTGATCTCGCTCTATCTCGGCCTCGAGCTGATGTCGCTCGCGCTTTACGTCGTGGCGACCTCGAACCGCGACAATGCCAAATCGACCGAAGCCGGCCTGAAGTACTTTGTGCTGGGCGCGCTGTCCTCGGGTATGCTGCTCTACGGTGCCTCGCTGATCTACGGCTTCACCGGCACGGTCAGTTTTGCCGGGATCGCAACCGCGGCTACCGTCTCGAATGTCGGCCTCGTCTTCGGCCTGGTGTTCCTGCTCGCCGGCCTCTGCTTCAAGGTCTCAGCCGTGCCGTTCCACATGTGGACGCCGGACGTGTATGAGGGCGCCCCAACCCCGGTGACCGCCTTCTTCGCTTCGGCACCGAAGGTCGCCGCGCTCGCTGTCTTCACCCGGGTCACGCTCACCGCATTCCCCGGCATCGTCTCGCAGTGGCAGCAGATCCTGGTGTTCGTCGCGATCGCCTCGATGGCGCTGGGTTCGTTTGCCGCAATCGGGCAGAGCAACATCAAGCGCCTGATGGCGTACTCCTCGATCGGCCATATGGGCTTTGCCCTGGTTGGCCTTGCCGCCGGCACCGTCGAGGGCGCGCAGGGTGTGCTGATGTACATCGTGATCTATGTCGCGATGACGCTCGGCTCGTTCTCGATCATCCTCGCCATGAAGCGCAACGGCCAGGCCGTCGAGCAGATCAGCGATTTCGCCGGCCTGTCGCGGACCAATCCGCTGCTGGCCTTCATGTTCGCGATGCTGCTGTTCTCGCTCGCCGGCATTCCGCCGCTCGCCGGCTTCTTCGCCAAATGGTACGTCTTCGTCGCCGCCATCAAGGCGAATTTGTTCACGCTCGCCGTGATCGGCGTGCTCTCCAGCGTCGTGGGCGCCTACTACTATCTCACCATCGTCAAGACGATGTATTTCGACGAGCCGGCTGGCCAGGTCGATCCGGTGCGCGTCGAGGTCAAAACGGTGCTGGCGGTCGCAGGCCTGTTCAACATCCTGTTCGCGTTGTTCGCGGGTCCGGTGGTGAGCGTCGCCTCCGCCGCCGCCAAGTCGCTGTTCTAG
- the nuoK gene encoding NADH-quinone oxidoreductase subunit NuoK — protein MTIGLGHYLAVGAILFTLGILGIFLNRKNIIVILMSIELILLSVNINLVAFSTFLGDIVGQVFALLVLTVAAAEAAIGLAILVVYFRNRGSIAVEDVNLMKG, from the coding sequence ATGACGATCGGGCTCGGACATTATCTGGCGGTCGGCGCGATCCTGTTCACGCTCGGGATCCTCGGGATCTTCCTCAACCGTAAGAACATCATCGTCATCCTGATGTCGATCGAGTTGATCCTGCTCTCGGTCAACATCAACCTGGTGGCATTTTCGACATTCCTCGGCGACATCGTCGGCCAGGTCTTCGCGCTGCTGGTCTTGACCGTCGCGGCCGCCGAAGCCGCGATTGGTCTCGCCATCCTGGTGGTCTATTTCCGCAACCGCGGCTCGATCGCGGTTGAGGACGTCAATCTGATGAAGGGCTGA